In the Arthrobacter sp. 31Y genome, one interval contains:
- the carA gene encoding glutamine-hydrolyzing carbamoyl-phosphate synthase small subunit yields the protein MPIVESNKVTDSKAATTPTPSAAVLVLEDGRMFRGRSYGAQGTALGEAVFATGMTGYQETITDPSYARQLVVQTAPHIGNTGVNSEDAESRRIWVAGYVVRDAARRPSNWRSERSLDDELVDQGIVGIQGVDTRAITRHLREHKTMRAGIFSGEAAQATDKELLATVLASAPMEGAALAEEVSIDEAYVVEPKDHGWDGEPRFSIAAVDLGIKAMTPIRFAERGVRVHVLPATSTLKDVNAVNPDGFFMSNGPGDPATADHQVSLLRSVLDEKLPYFGICFGNQILGRALGFGTYKLRYGHRGINQPVMDRRTGKVEITSQNHGFAVDAPLNGSTVAPEERYGRVEVSHVSLNDDVVEGLACLDIPAFSVQYHPEAAAGPHDAAYLFDRFIDLMADTKAKATGANSTDSKTEDKK from the coding sequence ATGCCGATAGTGGAAAGTAATAAAGTGACGGATAGTAAAGCAGCCACCACCCCCACCCCCTCAGCAGCAGTACTCGTGCTCGAAGACGGCCGCATGTTCCGCGGCCGCAGCTACGGAGCCCAGGGAACCGCTCTGGGTGAGGCAGTCTTCGCCACCGGCATGACCGGCTACCAGGAGACCATCACCGACCCCTCCTACGCCCGCCAGTTGGTGGTTCAGACTGCGCCGCATATCGGGAACACCGGCGTGAACAGCGAAGATGCTGAGTCCCGCCGCATCTGGGTGGCCGGGTACGTCGTGCGCGATGCCGCACGCCGCCCGTCCAACTGGCGCTCCGAGCGCAGCCTCGATGACGAACTCGTTGATCAGGGAATCGTCGGCATCCAGGGCGTGGACACTCGTGCCATCACCCGCCACCTTCGCGAGCACAAGACCATGCGCGCAGGCATTTTCTCCGGCGAGGCCGCTCAGGCCACGGACAAGGAACTGCTGGCGACCGTCCTGGCCAGTGCTCCCATGGAAGGCGCGGCCCTGGCTGAGGAAGTCTCCATTGACGAGGCCTACGTTGTTGAGCCCAAGGACCACGGCTGGGACGGTGAGCCGCGGTTCTCCATCGCCGCTGTTGATTTGGGCATCAAGGCCATGACTCCGATTCGCTTCGCGGAGCGCGGCGTGCGCGTCCACGTCCTGCCCGCCACGTCCACCCTGAAGGACGTCAACGCGGTCAACCCCGACGGTTTCTTCATGTCCAACGGACCTGGCGATCCCGCTACCGCAGACCACCAGGTCTCCCTCCTGCGCTCAGTGCTGGACGAGAAACTTCCGTACTTCGGCATCTGCTTCGGTAACCAGATCCTGGGCCGCGCCCTGGGCTTCGGGACCTACAAGCTCCGCTACGGCCACCGCGGCATCAACCAGCCCGTCATGGACCGCCGTACCGGCAAGGTGGAAATCACGTCGCAGAACCACGGCTTCGCCGTTGATGCGCCGCTGAACGGTTCCACCGTGGCGCCGGAAGAGCGCTACGGGCGTGTGGAAGTCAGCCACGTTTCGTTGAACGACGACGTCGTTGAAGGACTCGCCTGCCTCGACATCCCCGCGTTCTCGGTCCAGTACCACCCTGAAGCCGCAGCCGGACCGCACGATGCCGCTTACCTCTTCGACCGCTTCATCGACCTCATGGCCGACACCAAGGCCAAGGCCACAGGCGCCAACTCCACCGACTCCAAGACTGAGGACAAGAAGTAA
- the nusB gene encoding transcription antitermination factor NusB: MSARGKARSRALEVLFEAEQRSVSAFDAMTARREKTDLVINPYTVEIVEGVVSMQATIDEFLQTYAQGWTLERMPSVDRIILRIGAWELLYNDEVPDGVAVSEAVALAKTMSTDESPAFINGLLGRLQKLKPSLLA, translated from the coding sequence GTGAGCGCACGCGGTAAAGCCCGTAGCAGGGCACTTGAAGTACTTTTCGAGGCGGAGCAGCGTTCCGTTTCGGCTTTTGATGCGATGACAGCGCGCCGGGAGAAGACCGATCTTGTCATCAACCCCTACACGGTGGAAATCGTGGAGGGTGTTGTTTCCATGCAGGCAACCATTGATGAGTTCCTGCAGACTTACGCGCAGGGATGGACGTTGGAGCGGATGCCGTCGGTTGACCGCATCATCCTCCGCATCGGTGCCTGGGAACTTCTCTACAATGACGAAGTTCCTGACGGCGTAGCTGTCAGCGAAGCCGTGGCTCTCGCCAAGACCATGTCCACGGACGAGTCGCCCGCGTTCATCAACGGGCTGCTTGGCCGCCTGCAGAAGCTCAAGCCGTCCCTCCTCGCGTAG
- a CDS encoding dihydroorotase: MAENSYLIRGAAILGGEAEDLLIRDGIIEARGKNLSADDATVIEAQGLVALPGMVDVHTHLREPGREDAETVETGTRAAALGGFTAVHAMANSNPVADTAGVVEQVHSLGRASGWVDVRPVGAVTVGLAGEQLAELGAMADSRAQVRMFSDDGICVHDPVIMRRALEYVKAFDGVVAQHAQEPRLTAGAQMNEGAVSAVLGLTGWPAVAEESIIARDVLLAQHVGSRLHVCHVSTAGSVEIVRWAKARGINVTAEVTPHHLLLTDELVRSYDPVYKVNPPLRTDSDVQALREGLADGTIDVVGTDHAPHPSEHKECEWAQAAMGMTGLETALSVVQETMIETGLMAWADFARVTSFTPAVIGRVADQGRPLEVGEPANVILVDPAARWTVDPHKMATMGRNSPFKGKELPGSVVATFFKGHPTVLDGQLNTPYRYPAVSSN; the protein is encoded by the coding sequence ATGGCCGAGAACAGCTACCTGATTCGTGGGGCCGCCATCCTCGGCGGCGAAGCTGAAGACCTCTTGATCCGCGACGGCATCATTGAAGCACGCGGCAAGAACCTGTCCGCGGACGACGCAACTGTCATCGAGGCCCAGGGCCTCGTTGCACTGCCAGGCATGGTGGACGTTCATACGCACTTGCGCGAACCCGGCCGTGAAGACGCCGAAACGGTGGAGACCGGCACCCGCGCCGCCGCCCTGGGTGGCTTCACCGCAGTCCACGCGATGGCTAACAGCAACCCGGTGGCAGACACCGCGGGCGTTGTAGAGCAGGTTCACAGCCTGGGCCGGGCTTCCGGCTGGGTGGACGTCCGCCCTGTTGGTGCAGTCACCGTGGGCTTGGCCGGGGAACAACTGGCAGAGCTGGGCGCCATGGCGGACTCCCGCGCGCAGGTCCGGATGTTCTCTGATGACGGCATCTGCGTCCACGATCCCGTGATCATGCGCCGTGCGCTGGAATATGTGAAAGCGTTCGACGGCGTGGTGGCCCAGCACGCGCAGGAGCCCCGCCTTACCGCCGGTGCACAGATGAATGAAGGCGCAGTGTCCGCGGTGCTTGGGCTCACGGGGTGGCCCGCAGTTGCCGAGGAAAGCATCATTGCGCGCGACGTCCTGCTGGCTCAGCACGTTGGATCCCGCCTGCACGTTTGCCACGTGTCCACGGCCGGATCAGTGGAAATTGTGCGCTGGGCCAAGGCGCGGGGAATCAACGTCACCGCCGAGGTCACACCGCACCACCTGCTGCTCACCGATGAGCTGGTCCGCAGCTACGACCCCGTTTACAAGGTCAACCCGCCGCTGCGCACCGATTCCGACGTTCAGGCGCTCCGGGAGGGCCTGGCCGACGGCACGATCGACGTCGTGGGAACCGACCACGCGCCGCACCCCAGCGAGCATAAGGAATGTGAATGGGCGCAGGCGGCCATGGGCATGACTGGTCTTGAGACCGCACTGTCCGTGGTGCAGGAGACCATGATCGAAACCGGCCTCATGGCCTGGGCGGACTTCGCCAGGGTTACCTCGTTCACGCCTGCAGTGATCGGACGCGTCGCTGATCAGGGCCGTCCCCTGGAGGTTGGCGAACCTGCCAACGTCATCCTGGTGGACCCGGCTGCGCGTTGGACCGTTGACCCGCATAAAATGGCAACCATGGGCCGCAATTCACCGTTCAAGGGCAAGGAGCTGCCTGGATCCGTGGTGGCGACCTTCTTCAAAGGCCACCCCACGGTCCTTGATGGTCAGCTCAACACTCCCTACAGGTACCCGGCAGTCAGCAGCAACTGA
- a CDS encoding PH-like domain-containing protein yields MDNQTLTVLITVPLIVVVLAMIWLGWRNRLRRQADVERLPEVPKQLTPATVVADGQYVASTTAGDWLDRIAVQGLGIRTNAELSVHAEGVLFDRSGAAPVFIPRSALVDSRESNGMAGKFVEKDGLLVINWKLGSRELDTGFRSRHASDKQLLLDALQELISAAPQADADSGK; encoded by the coding sequence ATGGACAACCAAACATTGACCGTGCTGATCACGGTGCCGCTGATCGTCGTCGTCCTGGCGATGATCTGGCTGGGATGGAGGAACCGGCTGAGGCGGCAAGCCGACGTCGAACGCCTCCCGGAGGTGCCGAAGCAGCTGACGCCGGCCACGGTGGTCGCAGATGGCCAATACGTGGCCAGCACTACGGCTGGCGACTGGTTGGACCGGATCGCAGTCCAAGGCCTGGGTATCCGGACCAACGCGGAGCTGAGCGTTCATGCTGAAGGCGTGCTGTTCGACCGTTCAGGTGCCGCCCCTGTGTTCATCCCGCGCTCCGCACTGGTGGATAGCCGTGAAAGCAACGGAATGGCTGGAAAATTCGTCGAAAAGGACGGACTTCTGGTCATCAACTGGAAGCTTGGCTCCCGTGAACTCGATACCGGCTTCCGTTCCAGGCACGCAAGCGACAAGCAGCTCCTCCTCGATGCCCTTCAAGAATTGATCTCCGCAGCCCCTCAGGCAGATGCCGATAGTGGAAAGTAA
- a CDS encoding PrsW family intramembrane metalloprotease — MTMNHHGQPGGQPYPRPYLEPGANPTWIGRVQPGNYQPAPGNPTTLPRQTWARPPAPPARPSWGTLPLLISATVLVLGSLFLVVPFLLGNTGITGFVIGFIASLIPLSVVLLTVRLIDRWEPEPKRLLWFAFTWGAAVSIAGTLLIQPLFALAAPTSSEEAFTYFMATVQAPIVEEFTKSLGLLVLILAARKYFDGPVDGVVFAFTIAAGFAFTENILYFGREIASSTDPSTDLIRIFILRGVMSPFAHAVFTGTTGLIMGFAARKWHSGYAFLAFFIGLLPAMFLHNRWNSMGQNFLVEYFVVQVPIFLVAAAGIILLRVAEGKLTRQRLLEYARAGWFTPAEVEMLATARGRRQAIGWASPRGRGAQMKAFIKAATALAFTRQRVLSGRDVHVHQQDELELLRSIPSLRAAVLQ; from the coding sequence ATGACCATGAACCACCACGGCCAACCCGGCGGACAACCCTATCCGCGGCCTTATCTGGAACCTGGCGCCAACCCCACCTGGATCGGCCGCGTCCAGCCCGGGAATTATCAACCGGCCCCCGGTAATCCCACAACACTGCCTCGCCAAACCTGGGCCAGGCCACCAGCGCCGCCAGCACGCCCGTCCTGGGGGACGCTTCCCTTGCTCATCAGTGCAACCGTGCTGGTTCTGGGCAGCCTGTTCCTGGTGGTTCCGTTTCTGCTGGGCAACACCGGCATCACCGGATTTGTCATAGGCTTCATTGCCTCCCTGATACCTCTCTCCGTGGTGCTATTGACGGTACGCCTGATCGATCGCTGGGAGCCCGAACCAAAGAGGCTCCTGTGGTTCGCCTTCACCTGGGGTGCTGCCGTTTCCATTGCCGGGACGTTGCTCATCCAGCCGCTCTTCGCCCTCGCCGCCCCCACCTCCAGCGAAGAAGCATTCACCTACTTCATGGCCACGGTCCAGGCCCCCATCGTGGAGGAATTCACCAAATCGCTCGGTTTGCTGGTCCTGATCCTCGCAGCACGCAAGTACTTTGACGGACCTGTGGACGGCGTCGTTTTCGCCTTCACTATCGCCGCCGGTTTCGCGTTCACAGAGAACATCCTCTACTTTGGCCGCGAAATAGCCTCCTCCACCGATCCCAGTACTGACCTCATCCGGATTTTCATCCTCCGCGGTGTCATGTCGCCGTTCGCGCATGCAGTCTTCACGGGGACAACCGGACTGATCATGGGCTTCGCCGCCCGAAAATGGCACTCGGGCTACGCTTTCCTGGCCTTCTTCATCGGCTTGCTTCCCGCGATGTTCCTGCACAATCGATGGAACAGCATGGGCCAAAACTTCCTGGTGGAGTACTTCGTGGTCCAAGTCCCGATCTTCCTGGTTGCCGCTGCGGGCATCATTCTGCTCCGGGTCGCTGAAGGAAAACTAACCCGCCAACGGCTCCTCGAGTATGCCCGGGCAGGCTGGTTCACTCCAGCAGAAGTGGAGATGCTGGCTACCGCACGAGGCCGGCGGCAGGCTATCGGCTGGGCATCCCCGCGCGGGCGTGGAGCGCAAATGAAGGCCTTCATCAAGGCGGCCACAGCACTGGCGTTTACCCGGCAGCGGGTACTCAGCGGCCGCGATGTCCATGTCCATCAGCAGGACGAGCTTGAGCTCCTCAGGAGCATCCCCTCCCTCAGGGCAGCAGTCCTCCAGTAA
- a CDS encoding aspartate carbamoyltransferase catalytic subunit, producing MKHLLSTENLSFFDAIRVLDTAEEMSAVGEREVKKLPALRGRTVVNLFFEDSTRTRISFEAAAKRLSADVINFAAKGSSVSKGESLKDTAQTLAAMGADAVVIRHWASGAPHRLAATDWIDAAVINAGDGTHEHPTQALLDAFTMRRHWSQVNGIESTGADLKGMRVAIAGDVLHSRVARSNVWLLKTLGAEVTLVAPPTLLPIGVEHWPCKVSYNLDETLEAGIDAMMMLRVQGERMNASFFPSTREYSRRWGFDDARLRALDDLGMKDTIIMHPGPMNRGLEISSAAADSPRSTVLAQVRNGVSVRMAALYLLLSGDSREAAPTLSQSSKETN from the coding sequence GTGAAGCATCTCCTTTCCACCGAAAACCTCAGCTTCTTTGACGCCATCCGTGTTCTGGACACGGCGGAGGAAATGTCCGCCGTTGGTGAGCGTGAAGTAAAGAAACTTCCGGCGCTGCGGGGCCGGACCGTTGTGAACCTCTTCTTCGAGGACTCCACCCGTACGCGGATCTCCTTTGAGGCCGCAGCGAAGCGACTGTCAGCAGATGTCATCAATTTCGCCGCCAAAGGATCATCGGTGTCCAAGGGAGAATCCCTCAAGGACACGGCTCAAACACTTGCAGCCATGGGTGCGGACGCCGTCGTTATCCGGCACTGGGCCTCCGGCGCGCCGCACCGGCTTGCTGCCACCGACTGGATCGACGCAGCCGTCATCAATGCTGGCGACGGCACCCATGAGCACCCTACGCAGGCACTGCTGGACGCCTTCACCATGCGTCGGCATTGGTCGCAGGTCAACGGCATTGAGTCCACAGGGGCAGACCTCAAAGGCATGCGGGTAGCGATTGCCGGCGATGTCCTGCACTCGCGCGTTGCCCGTTCCAATGTGTGGTTGCTCAAGACCCTAGGCGCCGAGGTCACCCTCGTGGCGCCACCCACACTGCTGCCCATCGGCGTCGAGCACTGGCCTTGCAAGGTCAGCTACAACCTTGACGAGACCCTGGAAGCCGGTATCGACGCCATGATGATGCTCCGCGTCCAGGGTGAGCGGATGAACGCCTCGTTCTTTCCTTCAACCCGCGAGTACTCGCGCCGCTGGGGTTTCGACGACGCAAGGCTCCGCGCGCTGGATGATCTCGGCATGAAGGACACCATCATCATGCACCCCGGTCCCATGAACCGTGGCCTGGAGATCTCATCGGCAGCAGCAGATTCGCCGCGTTCAACCGTCCTCGCCCAGGTACGAAACGGTGTCTCGGTCCGCATGGCCGCCCTTTACCTGCTGCTCTCCGGGGATTCCCGTGAAGCCGCCCCCACCTTAAGCCAGTCCAGCAAGGAGACCAACTGA
- the pyrR gene encoding bifunctional pyr operon transcriptional regulator/uracil phosphoribosyltransferase PyrR, whose translation MTEVTSAHVPSRVVLNQADIDRALTRIAHEILEANKGSQDLVLLGIPSRGYPLAVRLANKIAAADPTVNADTMVGQLDVTMFRDDLSHQPTRPPRHTRLPLSGIDNKVVVLIDDVLYSGRTIRAALDALVDLGRPRIVRLAVLVDRGHRELPIRADHVGKNLPTSSSEKVRVHLEEIDSVDGVPVNEVVIEAGK comes from the coding sequence ATGACTGAAGTCACTTCAGCGCACGTGCCGTCGCGGGTTGTTCTCAATCAGGCGGACATTGATCGTGCGCTCACTCGTATCGCCCACGAGATCCTCGAAGCCAACAAAGGCTCCCAGGACCTGGTCCTGTTGGGCATTCCCAGCCGCGGCTATCCTTTGGCTGTGCGGCTTGCCAACAAGATCGCAGCCGCCGATCCCACGGTCAACGCCGACACAATGGTTGGTCAGCTGGATGTCACCATGTTCCGTGACGATCTTTCCCATCAGCCCACGCGGCCCCCACGCCACACCCGGCTTCCGCTGTCAGGCATTGATAACAAGGTTGTTGTCCTGATTGACGACGTCCTGTACTCCGGCAGGACCATTCGCGCGGCTCTTGACGCTTTGGTTGATCTTGGCCGCCCACGGATCGTCCGTCTGGCAGTGCTGGTGGACAGGGGACACCGTGAGCTTCCCATCCGGGCGGATCACGTGGGCAAGAACCTGCCCACTTCCTCCTCGGAGAAGGTCAGGGTCCACCTTGAGGAGATCGATTCTGTGGACGGCGTGCCCGTCAACGAGGTTGTTATCGAGGCCGGCAAGTGA